The Maridesulfovibrio zosterae DSM 11974 genome contains a region encoding:
- a CDS encoding sigma-54-dependent transcriptional regulator: MGRILIIDDDVQVCETIESLIARTGHDSVSAYNLKDGVAKVTKSEFDLVFLDISLPDGNGLDYLQQVKDSAGNPEVIILTGKGDADGAELAIQGGAWDFLVKPSSVKQISLSMRRALEFHNEKKNRAQCVALNLDNIVGKSAEIKSCYDLVAHASGSDANVLVNGETGTGKELFARTIHDNSRRANNNFVIVDCASLTETLVESTLFGHKRGSFTGAQADRKGLIPLADKGTLFLDEVGEMPLAVQKSFLRVLQERTYRPVGENREFKSDFRLVAATNRDLEAMVARGEFRQDLLYRIQTIYIYLPPLREREGDIRELTAHHLSRLSTQYGVPPKVANSDFYDVLENYDWPGNVRQLFNIVEQAFVASGSGNTIYAMHLSDALRIKMAKFNLEKKSYADNSLNENSNRENKGLSEKSESYEAQPQPAFAATVASLFVEDLPPLKLFKGMAEKRYLEELLNRYHGETQTILKISGLSRSHFYALLKKHDIKV; encoded by the coding sequence CAGGTCTGCGAGACTATTGAAAGCCTTATTGCCCGCACAGGGCACGATTCTGTAAGTGCATATAATCTTAAAGACGGAGTCGCAAAGGTAACAAAAAGTGAATTTGATCTGGTGTTTCTGGATATTTCACTTCCGGATGGTAATGGTCTCGATTACTTGCAGCAGGTTAAGGACTCAGCAGGAAATCCAGAGGTTATTATCCTGACTGGTAAGGGAGATGCTGATGGTGCAGAGCTAGCCATTCAGGGGGGAGCATGGGATTTTCTTGTGAAACCTTCATCTGTAAAGCAAATATCACTTTCCATGCGGCGTGCGCTTGAATTTCATAATGAAAAGAAAAACAGGGCACAGTGCGTTGCACTTAACCTTGATAATATCGTTGGAAAAAGTGCCGAAATTAAGAGTTGTTATGATCTTGTTGCTCATGCATCCGGTTCAGATGCAAATGTGCTTGTCAACGGAGAGACTGGAACTGGTAAAGAGCTTTTCGCCCGTACTATTCATGATAATTCAAGGCGTGCAAATAATAATTTTGTAATTGTTGATTGTGCATCACTTACTGAGACGTTGGTGGAAAGTACTCTTTTTGGTCACAAACGTGGTTCGTTTACCGGAGCGCAGGCTGATCGAAAGGGGCTAATCCCATTAGCTGATAAAGGTACATTGTTTCTGGATGAAGTCGGCGAGATGCCGCTTGCTGTGCAGAAATCATTTTTGAGAGTTCTGCAGGAACGTACATATCGTCCTGTAGGAGAAAATAGAGAGTTCAAAAGTGATTTTCGTCTTGTAGCTGCTACCAATCGTGATCTTGAGGCGATGGTTGCTCGAGGTGAGTTTCGGCAGGATCTTCTTTACAGGATACAGACAATTTATATTTATCTTCCTCCGTTACGTGAAAGGGAAGGGGATATAAGGGAACTTACGGCTCATCATCTCTCACGTTTGAGCACCCAATATGGTGTTCCTCCTAAAGTTGCCAATTCTGATTTTTATGATGTTTTGGAAAATTATGATTGGCCTGGAAACGTACGTCAGCTGTTTAATATTGTTGAGCAGGCCTTTGTCGCATCCGGTAGTGGAAACACTATTTACGCCATGCATCTTTCGGATGCTTTGCGTATTAAAATGGCTAAATTTAATCTTGAGAAGAAAAGCTACGCTGATAATTCGCTTAATGAAAATTCAAATAGAGAGAATAAAGGGCTGTCTGAGAAATCAGAATCATATGAAGCTCAACCTCAACCTGCATTTGCTGCAACTGTTGCCAGTCTTTTTGTTGAAGACCTTCCCCCATTAAAATTATTTAAAGGAATGGCTGAAAAAAGGTATTTAGAGGAATTGCTTAACAGATATCACGGTGAAACTCAGACAATTCTAAAGATTTCAGGTCTTTCCCGCTCCCATTTTTATGCATTACTTAAAAAACATGATATAAAAGTGTAG
- the nifJ gene encoding pyruvate:ferredoxin (flavodoxin) oxidoreductase — translation MAKNMKTMDGNTATAHVSYAMSDTAAIYPITPSSTMGEVAEEWAAQGRKNIFGQVLNVKQLQSEAGAAGAVHGALSAGALTSTYTASQGLLLMIPNMYKISGELLPGVFHVSARAIAAQALSIFGDHQDVMACRQTGFAMLASSSVQECMDIALISHLASIESSVPFLHMFDGFRTSHEIQKIEVIDYDDMASLVDWDAVASFRARGMNPENPAIRGTAQNPDIYYQAREAANGFYDQVPSIVVNCMKRVGDLTGRYYKPFDYVGHDEAERVIVAMGSGCEAIEEVVNKLVAEGEKVGLIKVRMYRPFLTEFFLNVLPASTTNITVLDRTKEPGSLGDPLYQDICTAFVESGMSPVITAGRYGLGSKEFRPNMVKAIFDNMKAAGPKNHFNVGIEDDVTNTSLAVGPELDTTPKGTVQCKFWGLGADGTVGANKQAIKIIGDKTDMYAQGYFAYDSKKSGGITMSHLRFGDEPIQSTYLVTSADFIACHNSSYVHLYDLLEGIKDGGTFLINSPWSAEDMEKELPASMRRTIAEKNLKFYTIDAVKIAASVGLGGRINMVMQTAFFKLADVIPFEDAVAYLKESIKKAYGKKGDKIVNMNNAAVDQAVENLVEVKVPESWKNLTEDEAAVSDDPDFISDVVRPILAQKGDNLPVSAFEPDGLFPLSTSQFEKRGVAINVPEWLPENCIQCNQCAFVCPHAAIRPVLVTEDELKGAPESFVTIDAKGKEVKGLKYRMQVYSQDCLGCGNCADICPAKESALVMKPIATQTPTEIPNLDFAQTIPEKDGLMSRTSVKGSQFQRPLMEFSGACAGCGETPYVKALTQLFGERMIIANATGCSSIWGASAPTTPYCVNKNGHGPTWGNSLFEDAAEYGFGIEMGLSHRRDKLADLVTEAVEAGVPAELEADMKAWLENRDNAALSEEYGEKVLDGIYSAPQTELLHEIADMEELFTKKSFWVFGGDGWAYDIGFGGVDHVLASGRDINILVMDTEVYSNTGGQASKSTPLGSIAKFAASGKSTGKKDLGRMMMSYGYVYVASVSMGANKQQFMKAIQEAEAYPGPSLVICYAPCINQGIRKGMGKTQLEMKLAVDSGYWPLYRFNPALADEGKNPFVLESKAPDGTMQEFMAGENRYGLLERTNPEASKEYRAKIEKDYNERYDILKYMAAADYSAGE, via the coding sequence ATGGCTAAGAACATGAAAACTATGGATGGTAACACCGCTACCGCTCACGTATCGTATGCGATGAGTGATACAGCAGCCATCTACCCCATCACTCCTTCATCCACCATGGGTGAAGTCGCAGAAGAGTGGGCAGCACAGGGTCGCAAAAATATCTTTGGTCAGGTCCTCAACGTTAAACAGCTTCAGTCTGAAGCTGGTGCTGCAGGAGCCGTTCACGGTGCTCTTTCTGCAGGTGCTCTTACTTCTACTTACACAGCATCGCAGGGTCTCCTGCTCATGATCCCCAACATGTATAAAATCTCCGGTGAGCTTCTTCCCGGTGTTTTTCATGTTTCTGCTCGTGCAATTGCTGCGCAGGCACTTTCCATTTTCGGTGATCATCAGGACGTTATGGCTTGTCGTCAGACAGGTTTCGCAATGCTTGCATCCAGCTCTGTTCAGGAATGCATGGATATTGCGCTTATTTCTCACCTTGCTTCTATCGAATCAAGCGTACCTTTCCTTCACATGTTTGACGGATTCCGTACTTCTCATGAAATTCAGAAGATTGAAGTAATTGATTACGATGATATGGCTTCCCTCGTTGATTGGGACGCAGTTGCATCTTTCCGCGCAAGAGGAATGAATCCAGAAAATCCTGCTATCCGCGGTACAGCTCAGAACCCTGACATTTACTATCAGGCTCGTGAAGCTGCTAATGGTTTCTACGATCAGGTCCCTTCTATCGTAGTTAATTGCATGAAACGCGTTGGTGACCTCACCGGCCGTTACTACAAACCTTTTGATTACGTTGGTCACGATGAAGCTGAAAGAGTCATCGTTGCAATGGGTTCCGGTTGTGAAGCCATTGAAGAAGTAGTTAATAAGCTCGTTGCAGAAGGCGAGAAAGTGGGTCTCATCAAAGTACGTATGTACCGCCCATTCCTCACCGAATTTTTCCTCAACGTTCTTCCTGCTTCTACTACTAATATTACTGTTCTGGATCGCACAAAAGAACCTGGTTCTCTTGGTGATCCTCTGTACCAGGATATCTGTACTGCATTTGTTGAATCCGGAATGTCTCCTGTTATTACTGCTGGCCGTTACGGTCTCGGTTCTAAGGAATTCCGTCCAAATATGGTTAAAGCCATATTTGACAATATGAAAGCTGCTGGTCCTAAGAACCACTTCAACGTAGGTATCGAAGACGACGTCACTAACACTTCTCTTGCAGTTGGTCCTGAACTGGATACTACTCCTAAGGGAACTGTTCAGTGTAAGTTCTGGGGTCTTGGTGCTGACGGTACTGTTGGTGCAAACAAGCAGGCTATTAAAATTATCGGTGACAAGACTGATATGTACGCACAGGGATACTTCGCTTATGACTCCAAAAAGTCCGGCGGTATCACCATGTCTCACCTGCGTTTTGGCGATGAGCCTATCCAGTCTACTTATCTGGTAACCAGCGCAGACTTTATTGCTTGTCACAACTCAAGCTACGTACATTTGTATGACCTTCTTGAAGGCATTAAAGACGGCGGAACCTTCCTGATCAACTCACCTTGGTCTGCTGAAGATATGGAAAAAGAACTTCCTGCTTCCATGCGTCGCACTATTGCTGAAAAGAACCTCAAGTTTTATACCATCGACGCGGTTAAAATCGCTGCAAGCGTTGGCCTTGGCGGTCGTATCAACATGGTTATGCAGACAGCATTCTTCAAGCTTGCTGATGTTATTCCTTTTGAAGATGCAGTTGCATACCTCAAAGAATCCATCAAAAAAGCGTACGGTAAGAAAGGCGACAAGATCGTCAACATGAATAATGCTGCTGTTGATCAGGCTGTTGAAAACCTCGTCGAAGTTAAGGTTCCCGAATCTTGGAAAAACCTCACTGAAGACGAAGCGGCCGTATCTGATGATCCGGATTTCATCTCTGATGTTGTTCGTCCCATCCTTGCTCAGAAAGGTGACAACCTGCCTGTTTCCGCATTTGAGCCTGACGGCCTCTTCCCTCTTTCCACTTCTCAGTTTGAAAAACGCGGCGTTGCTATCAACGTTCCTGAGTGGCTGCCTGAAAATTGTATTCAGTGTAACCAGTGTGCATTTGTTTGTCCTCATGCAGCAATTCGCCCCGTTCTCGTAACTGAAGATGAATTGAAAGGCGCTCCAGAGTCCTTCGTAACTATTGATGCAAAAGGTAAAGAGGTCAAAGGCCTCAAATACCGTATGCAGGTTTACTCTCAGGATTGTCTCGGCTGCGGTAACTGTGCAGATATCTGCCCCGCAAAAGAGTCCGCTCTGGTTATGAAACCAATTGCTACTCAGACTCCTACTGAAATTCCTAACCTTGATTTTGCTCAGACCATTCCTGAAAAGGACGGCCTTATGAGCAGAACCTCTGTTAAGGGTTCTCAGTTCCAGCGTCCGCTGATGGAATTCTCCGGTGCATGTGCCGGTTGTGGTGAGACTCCCTACGTTAAAGCTCTCACTCAGCTCTTCGGTGAGCGTATGATCATTGCTAACGCAACTGGTTGTTCCTCCATCTGGGGTGCATCAGCTCCTACCACTCCTTACTGCGTAAACAAGAACGGACATGGCCCTACCTGGGGTAACTCTCTGTTCGAAGATGCTGCTGAGTATGGTTTCGGTATTGAAATGGGACTTTCACATCGTCGTGATAAACTTGCTGACCTCGTAACTGAGGCTGTTGAAGCAGGTGTTCCAGCTGAACTCGAAGCTGACATGAAAGCATGGCTTGAAAACCGTGATAATGCAGCTCTTTCAGAAGAATACGGTGAAAAAGTTCTGGACGGAATTTACTCTGCTCCTCAGACAGAACTTCTTCATGAAATCGCTGACATGGAAGAACTGTTCACTAAGAAATCCTTCTGGGTATTCGGTGGTGACGGTTGGGCATATGACATCGGCTTCGGTGGTGTTGACCACGTGCTCGCATCCGGTCGCGACATAAACATTCTGGTAATGGATACTGAAGTATACTCAAACACTGGTGGACAGGCTTCCAAGTCTACTCCTCTGGGATCCATCGCTAAGTTCGCAGCTTCCGGTAAATCTACCGGTAAGAAAGACCTTGGTCGCATGATGATGAGTTACGGTTACGTTTATGTAGCATCCGTATCCATGGGCGCTAACAAACAGCAGTTCATGAAGGCAATCCAGGAAGCAGAAGCTTACCCCGGTCCTTCTTTGGTTATCTGCTACGCTCCTTGTATCAACCAGGGTATCAGAAAGGGTATGGGTAAAACCCAGCTCGAAATGAAGCTGGCTGTTGACTCCGGTTACTGGCCTCTCTACCGCTTCAACCCTGCTCTTGCAGACGAAGGCAAAAATCCTTTCGTACTCGAGTCCAAGGCTCCTGACGGAACAATGCAGGAGTTCATGGCCGGCGAAAACCGTTACGGTCTGCTCGAACGTACCAATCCTGAAGCATCTAAAGAGTATCGTGCGAAAATCGAGAAAGATTACAACGAACGTTACGATATCTTGAAATATATGGCTGCCGCTGATTACAGCGCTGGCGAATAG
- a CDS encoding L-lactate permease, producing MSVGILAIVALIPILLALVLMVGMRWPATKAMPVAWLSAVAGAIAVWNLPAAYVAALTIQGIITAIGILIIVFGAIIILYTLQYSGGMETIQYGFQNISRDRRVQVLIIGYLFAAFIEGAAGFGTPAALAAPLLLSLGFPPLCAAVMCLVFNSFPVTFGAVGTPVILGFKYLTGLVDAAVAANIPGLNFHSMEMFDKIVSQWATVMHLPLIYILPIFMLGFMTRFFGHNKSWSEGFAAWKFCLFSATAFSVPYLFTAWFVGPEFPSLIGGLVGLGIAIVGAKKGFCVPEKVWDFGPSSSWDADWTGSVSAENTGEFKAHMSQARAWTPYILIGLILVITRIPDLGLKGMLAGVSIPFKGILGFGSVNASIKYLYLPGTIPFALVALLTILIHKMPADKAAIAWKEAIAKMKNPTIALFFSVALVSIFRGSGIADTALNPNGYLSMPLALAEAVSGLAGQTWPMFASFVGGLGSFITGSNTVSDLLFAEFQWGVASSLSLPHQIIVAAQAVGGAMGNMICIHNIVAVCAVVGLSGKEGMILKRTVWPFLLYGVIVGIVATIMSFVLYPNLF from the coding sequence ATGTCTGTAGGAATTTTGGCCATTGTAGCGCTTATCCCGATTCTCTTAGCTCTGGTTCTGATGGTTGGCATGCGCTGGCCTGCTACTAAAGCAATGCCCGTTGCATGGCTTTCTGCTGTTGCCGGTGCAATTGCTGTCTGGAATCTTCCCGCTGCTTATGTTGCAGCTCTTACCATTCAGGGTATCATCACTGCGATTGGTATTCTCATCATCGTTTTCGGTGCAATCATCATTCTATACACACTGCAATACAGTGGTGGTATGGAAACTATCCAGTACGGATTCCAGAATATCAGCCGTGACCGTCGCGTACAGGTTCTGATTATCGGTTATCTGTTTGCTGCTTTCATTGAAGGTGCAGCTGGTTTCGGTACTCCTGCAGCTCTTGCAGCTCCACTGCTTCTCAGTCTCGGATTTCCTCCGCTCTGTGCAGCTGTTATGTGTCTTGTTTTCAACTCCTTCCCTGTAACTTTCGGTGCGGTTGGTACTCCAGTTATTCTTGGTTTTAAATATCTGACCGGCCTTGTTGATGCTGCAGTTGCTGCAAATATTCCAGGACTCAACTTTCACTCTATGGAAATGTTTGATAAAATCGTAAGTCAGTGGGCAACTGTAATGCATCTGCCATTGATCTACATCCTGCCTATTTTCATGCTCGGCTTCATGACCCGTTTCTTTGGTCACAACAAGAGCTGGAGTGAAGGTTTTGCAGCATGGAAATTCTGTCTTTTTTCTGCCACAGCATTTTCTGTTCCTTATCTTTTCACCGCTTGGTTTGTAGGTCCTGAGTTTCCTTCCCTTATCGGTGGTCTTGTAGGTCTCGGTATCGCTATTGTCGGTGCTAAAAAAGGTTTTTGTGTTCCTGAAAAAGTTTGGGATTTCGGTCCTTCTTCTTCTTGGGATGCAGATTGGACAGGTTCTGTTTCTGCTGAAAATACCGGCGAATTCAAAGCTCACATGAGTCAGGCACGTGCATGGACTCCTTACATTCTTATCGGTCTGATCCTTGTTATTACTCGTATTCCTGATCTCGGCCTTAAAGGCATGCTCGCTGGTGTATCCATTCCTTTCAAAGGAATCCTTGGATTCGGTAGTGTTAATGCTTCTATCAAATATCTGTACCTTCCCGGTACCATTCCTTTTGCTCTCGTAGCTTTGCTGACAATTCTCATCCACAAGATGCCAGCTGACAAAGCTGCTATTGCATGGAAAGAAGCTATCGCTAAAATGAAGAACCCCACAATTGCTCTGTTCTTCTCTGTAGCACTTGTATCCATCTTCCGTGGTTCCGGTATTGCTGATACTGCTTTGAACCCTAACGGTTATCTGTCTATGCCTTTGGCTCTTGCTGAAGCTGTATCTGGTCTTGCCGGTCAGACATGGCCTATGTTCGCCTCCTTTGTTGGTGGCCTCGGTTCTTTCATCACTGGTTCTAACACCGTCTCTGACCTTCTGTTCGCAGAATTTCAGTGGGGCGTAGCTAGCAGCTTGAGTCTTCCCCACCAGATCATTGTAGCTGCTCAGGCAGTTGGTGGTGCTATGGGTAACATGATTTGTATCCACAACATCGTTGCAGTATGTGCCGTTGTTGGTCTTTCCGGTAAGGAAGGAATGATCCTTAAGCGCACTGTATGGCCCTTCCTGCTTTATGGTGTGATTGTAGGTATCGTTGCTACTATCATGTCTTTCGTATTGTACCCGAACTTGTTCTAA
- a CDS encoding FAD-linked oxidase C-terminal domain-containing protein, translated as MSNAKLAKEFEKIVGAGGVMHEEADLHAYSYDSAVLDPQVPALVIKPSNTEQLGPITKLCNDNGLPLTVRGAGTNLSGGTIPHPGGVVLLTNGLNKILEINEEDLYAVVEPGVVTAQFAAKVAQRGLFYPPDPGSQAVSTLGGNVAENAGGLRGLKYGVTKDYVMGMDFYDVNGDLIKSGSRTVKCVTGYNLSGLMVASEGTLGVFSNIILKLVPPPKASKAMMAVFDDVQKASETVAAIIANHIVPCTLEFLDNATIRYVEDYTKAGLPTDAEAILLIEVDGHPAEVIDDAEKVVNICNKIGAIAVQAAETAEEREALWTARRNALPALARAKPTTVLEDATVPRSQIPAMMAGLKKIAEKYKLDIGTFGHAGDGNLHPTILCDNRNKEEFHRVEEAVNEIFDVALSLKGTLSGEHGIGMAKSKWMEKETSRATLDYSLRMKKAIDPKGILNPGKIIGG; from the coding sequence ATGTCAAACGCTAAATTAGCTAAAGAATTTGAGAAAATTGTAGGCGCTGGTGGCGTCATGCATGAAGAAGCTGATCTGCATGCATACTCCTATGATTCTGCAGTACTTGATCCTCAGGTGCCTGCCCTCGTAATCAAGCCTTCTAATACAGAGCAGCTTGGACCTATTACTAAGCTTTGCAATGATAATGGTCTTCCACTGACCGTTCGTGGTGCAGGAACAAATCTTTCCGGTGGAACTATTCCTCATCCCGGTGGAGTTGTTTTATTAACCAACGGTCTCAATAAAATTCTCGAAATCAATGAAGAAGACCTCTATGCAGTTGTCGAACCGGGCGTTGTTACTGCTCAGTTTGCAGCAAAAGTTGCTCAACGTGGACTTTTCTATCCCCCGGATCCAGGCAGTCAGGCTGTTTCCACCCTTGGTGGTAACGTCGCTGAAAATGCAGGTGGACTCCGTGGTCTTAAGTACGGTGTAACCAAAGATTATGTCATGGGGATGGATTTCTATGATGTAAACGGTGATTTGATTAAATCTGGCTCACGCACTGTTAAATGCGTTACCGGTTATAATCTTTCAGGCCTTATGGTTGCATCTGAAGGAACACTCGGCGTGTTCAGCAATATTATCCTCAAACTCGTACCTCCGCCGAAAGCTTCCAAGGCAATGATGGCTGTATTTGATGATGTTCAGAAAGCTTCTGAAACAGTAGCTGCTATTATCGCAAATCACATCGTTCCCTGTACACTTGAATTTCTTGATAATGCTACAATACGCTATGTTGAGGACTATACAAAAGCAGGTCTTCCTACTGATGCCGAAGCAATTCTTCTCATCGAAGTAGACGGTCATCCTGCTGAAGTTATCGACGATGCCGAAAAAGTAGTTAATATCTGTAATAAGATAGGTGCAATTGCTGTTCAGGCTGCTGAAACAGCTGAAGAACGTGAAGCTCTATGGACCGCTCGACGTAATGCACTTCCTGCTCTAGCACGTGCAAAACCGACAACTGTTCTTGAAGATGCAACCGTTCCCCGTTCTCAGATTCCTGCAATGATGGCTGGCCTCAAGAAAATAGCTGAAAAGTATAAACTTGATATCGGTACATTCGGTCATGCAGGCGACGGTAATCTGCATCCAACCATTCTTTGCGACAACAGAAACAAAGAAGAATTCCATCGTGTTGAAGAAGCAGTCAACGAAATATTTGATGTTGCTCTTTCCCTTAAAGGAACTCTTTCAGGTGAGCATGGCATCGGAATGGCTAAATCTAAATGGATGGAAAAAGAAACTTCCAGAGCTACTCTTGATTACTCATTGAGAATGAAGAAAGCTATTGATCCCAAGGGAATTTTGAATCCCGGCAAGATCATTGGAGGTTAA
- a CDS encoding (Fe-S)-binding protein produces MNDLKQLAQNLMELDDQMVACMKCGMCQAVCPVFAETMQEADVTRGKIALLEKLAHEMVRDADQVNEKLNRCLLCGSCAANCPSGVKIMDIFMKARVIVTTYKGLSQTKKMIFKGLLTRPKLFNFLTEMSAKFQGPFTKVADQASGASSCAMLNPLIGERTFMPLAKRPFRKDYPQLDTPRGTSGLKVAFYPGCVVDKMFPQVGHAAIKILEYHGVGIFLPKAQACCGIPTLASGDSDTFVDLMKQNVKAFENGTFDYLVTPCATCTATIHETWIKMIDTEDAVFKDKVQAIADKTMDINAFLVDVVGVKAPSELSKGGKVVTYHDPCHLSKSLGVTAQPRALLKSNQSYEFKEMNEANRCCGCGGSFNLYHYDLSKKIGERKAENVRDAGADVAATGCPACMMQLSDMLAQSGGGVEVKHVLEIYADSIK; encoded by the coding sequence ATGAATGACCTCAAACAATTAGCTCAGAATTTAATGGAGCTTGACGACCAGATGGTCGCTTGTATGAAGTGCGGTATGTGTCAGGCTGTTTGTCCTGTCTTTGCCGAAACTATGCAGGAAGCAGACGTTACTCGCGGCAAGATTGCGCTGCTTGAGAAACTTGCTCATGAAATGGTCAGAGATGCTGACCAGGTCAATGAGAAGCTTAACAGATGTCTGCTTTGCGGCTCATGTGCAGCGAATTGTCCCAGTGGTGTTAAGATCATGGACATTTTCATGAAAGCCCGTGTTATCGTTACCACCTATAAAGGACTTTCTCAGACAAAGAAGATGATCTTCAAGGGATTGCTTACCCGTCCTAAATTGTTCAACTTCTTGACAGAAATGTCTGCTAAATTCCAGGGTCCTTTCACCAAAGTAGCTGATCAGGCTTCAGGTGCATCCAGTTGCGCTATGCTTAATCCTCTTATCGGTGAACGTACTTTTATGCCTTTAGCAAAACGTCCATTTCGCAAGGATTATCCTCAGCTTGATACTCCTCGCGGAACAAGCGGACTGAAGGTTGCGTTTTATCCAGGTTGTGTTGTTGATAAAATGTTCCCTCAAGTTGGACATGCTGCAATCAAAATACTTGAATACCATGGTGTAGGTATCTTTTTACCTAAAGCACAGGCTTGCTGTGGTATTCCTACTCTTGCTTCAGGTGACTCAGATACTTTTGTGGACCTCATGAAGCAAAACGTTAAAGCATTTGAAAACGGCACTTTTGATTATCTGGTAACTCCATGTGCGACATGTACAGCTACCATCCATGAAACATGGATTAAGATGATTGATACCGAAGATGCTGTTTTTAAAGATAAAGTACAGGCTATTGCTGATAAGACTATGGATATAAATGCATTCCTCGTAGATGTCGTAGGAGTTAAAGCTCCTTCTGAACTATCCAAGGGAGGCAAGGTCGTTACTTATCATGATCCATGTCACTTATCCAAGTCACTCGGAGTAACTGCACAGCCTCGTGCATTGCTTAAGAGTAATCAGAGTTATGAATTCAAAGAAATGAACGAAGCTAACCGTTGCTGCGGTTGCGGTGGTTCATTCAATCTGTACCATTACGACCTCTCTAAGAAAATTGGAGAACGTAAAGCTGAGAACGTCCGCGATGCGGGTGCTGACGTTGCAGCAACAGGCTGTCCTGCATGTATGATGCAGCTCAGCGATATGCTTGCCCAGTCCGGCGGTGGAGTCGAAGTTAAGCATGTCCTTGAAATCTATGCTGATTCTATAAAGTAA